In the genome of Capsicum annuum cultivar UCD-10X-F1 unplaced genomic scaffold, UCD10Xv1.1 ctg81284, whole genome shotgun sequence, one region contains:
- the LOC124895316 gene encoding uncharacterized protein LOC124895316 has translation MASEETGKEQIYDIDFSGKISHKSSFLNFFNCFNSSWILDSRAREHMTYGNSVVSDLRPLLKLVFVNLSNSQKAPSMKRLMVLGRVQDGLYLLKSFSIKQRSVFKPIIQQVSQFSSSYISQSDTQAFHSVSKLSSDISLFSTLIFPNYSTSPFIEPPIDFFLPKHIVQSTHIREQSSVLSPVPVNPVIHVPVNPIEQEVMAKVFQALESNRTWDVVELPKGHKALPCKWVYKVKYRSNGNVERYKAGLGWNLNQLDVNNAFLHGDLQEEVYMKFPPGLCAPSPNHVYRLRKSLCGLKRFSAMKSDFGITILAVYVDDILVTGNDPAEIQSLKAFLDSEFQIKDLSWASYFLGMEIIREQHGLILSQQKFTLELISEFGCVDLQPVNSPLDPNCKLCADLGDLL, from the exons ATGGCTTCAGAGGAAACAGGAAAAGAACAAATATATGACATAGATTTTTCAGGAAAAATATCACACAAAAGCAGTTTTCTCAACtttttcaactgcttcaacaG TTCCTGGATCTTGGATTCAAGAGCTAGAGAACACATGACATACGGAAATTCTGTTGTCTCTGATCTTAGACCTTTACTTAAACTTGTCTTTGTTAATTTGTCAAATTCTCAAAAG GCCCCTTCAATGAAGAGGCTCATGGTACTTGGTAGAGTGCAAGATGGTTTATATTTGCTCAAGTCATTCTCAATCAAGCAACGTTCAGTTTTTAAGCCAATTATTCAACAAGTTTCTCAATTTTCTTCTAGTTACATTAGTCAAAGTGATACTCAAGCTTTTCATTCAGTTTCTAAGTTAAGTTCAGAT aTCAGTTTGTTTTCCACTCTAATTTTCCCTAACTACTCTACCTCTCCATTCATCGAACCTCCTATTGATTTTTTCTTGCCTAAGCACATTGTCCAATCTACTCATATCAGGGAACAATCTTCTGTTTTATCTCCTGTTCCTGTTaatccagttattcatgttcctGTCAATCCAATTGAACAA GAAGTAATGGCTAAAGTATTTCAGGCTTTGGAATCTAATAGAACATGGGATGTTGTTGAATTACCCAAAGGGCACAAAGCATTACCTTGTAAGTGGGTTTATAAGGTTAAATATCGCTCTAATGGGAATGTTGAAAGATATAAAGCAGGACTG GGATGGAATTTGAATCAATTAGACGTGAACAATGCATTTCTTCATGGAGACCTACAAGAAGAGGTCTATATGAAGTTTCCTCCAGGATTATGTGCTCCTAGTCCTAATCATGTGTACAGGTTGCGTAAATCTTTATGTGGGCTGAAGCGCTTCTCGGCAATG AAATCTGACTTTGGGATCACTATATTAGCTGTTTATGTCGACGATATTTTGGTCACTGGCAACGACCCGGCTGAAATTCAAAGTTTGAAAGCATTTCTTGATTCAGAATTTCAAATCAAAGATCTTAGCTGGGCAAGTTATTTTCTTGGCATGGAAATCATTCGGGAACAACATGGTTTGATTCTGagtcaacaaaaattcacattagAATTGATTTCTGAGTTTGGTTGTGTTGATCTCCAACCTGTTAACTCTCCACTAGATCCCAATTGCAAGCTTTGTGCAGATTTAGGTGATCTTCTTTGA